The Haloarcula sp. DT43 genome includes a region encoding these proteins:
- a CDS encoding urease subunit beta, with the protein MSDGLVPGEVVPGEGTVTLNEGRETTEVTVGNTGDRPSQVGSHFHFFEANAALEFDREAAMGMRLNIPAGTAVRFEPGDEQTVELVEIGGKRRAHGMNGLVNGSVDGDTSDAVERMRSAGFRDTGADGDEEGAE; encoded by the coding sequence ATGAGCGACGGACTCGTGCCCGGCGAGGTCGTCCCGGGCGAGGGGACCGTGACGCTGAACGAGGGGCGCGAGACGACGGAGGTGACCGTCGGGAACACCGGCGACAGACCCTCGCAGGTCGGGTCGCACTTCCACTTCTTCGAGGCCAACGCGGCCCTGGAGTTCGACCGCGAGGCGGCCATGGGGATGCGGCTGAACATCCCCGCCGGGACGGCCGTCCGGTTCGAGCCCGGTGACGAGCAGACCGTCGAGCTCGTCGAAATCGGCGGGAAGCGCCGTGCACACGGGATGAACGGCCTCGTGAACGGGAGCGTCGACGGCGACACGAGCGACGCGGTCGAGCGCATGCGGTCGGCCGGCTTCCGAGACACCGGGGCCGACGGCGACGAGGAGGGAGCGGAGTGA
- a CDS encoding urea ABC transporter substrate-binding protein translates to MTRSSVSRRQFLGASGAALVAGLAGCSAGEGGTSTDTASSADTLKIGVLEDQSGNFALVGDPKAKASMLAIEEINANGGIDGMQIETFQRDPQSDNQRYQELTRTAINEENVDALWAGYSSATREAIRPIIDRNEQLYFYTTQYEGGVCDEFTFAVGPTARQQLGIVLPYLVEEFGPDIYTIAADYNFGQLSADWVKVLANENDANVLGEEFIPLSESSFGSTINRIQEQDPDFVMSMLVGANHTSFYEQKASAGLDVPIGTSTAMAQGYEHRRLDPPAMANIYAGVNYMEEVPTDSNTRDGGFVDRYYEMYPDAPYLNEEAETNYFSTYMYKQAVEQAGTTEQPEVIDALESGIELGTEEAPEAPEGETIRLDGATHHVDHHMWIMRADDEHNIEAVENRQIPETFLSETVGCNLPENPEQTQYTPVDYYEEAE, encoded by the coding sequence ATGACCCGGTCCTCCGTCAGCCGCCGACAGTTCCTCGGCGCGAGCGGGGCCGCGCTCGTCGCCGGCCTCGCCGGCTGTTCCGCCGGCGAAGGCGGGACCTCGACCGACACCGCGAGCAGCGCCGACACCCTCAAAATCGGCGTGCTGGAGGACCAGTCCGGCAACTTCGCCCTCGTCGGCGACCCCAAGGCCAAGGCGTCGATGCTCGCTATCGAGGAAATCAACGCCAACGGCGGTATCGACGGGATGCAGATAGAGACGTTCCAGCGCGACCCACAGTCTGACAATCAGCGCTACCAGGAGCTCACCCGGACAGCGATAAACGAGGAGAACGTCGACGCGCTGTGGGCCGGCTACTCCTCGGCGACCCGGGAGGCCATCCGCCCGATTATCGACCGCAACGAACAGCTGTACTTCTACACCACCCAGTACGAGGGCGGCGTCTGCGACGAGTTCACCTTCGCTGTCGGCCCGACCGCCCGCCAGCAACTCGGCATCGTCCTCCCGTACCTGGTCGAGGAGTTCGGCCCGGACATCTACACCATCGCGGCCGACTACAACTTCGGCCAGCTCTCCGCGGACTGGGTGAAGGTGCTGGCGAACGAGAACGACGCGAACGTCCTCGGCGAGGAATTCATCCCGCTGAGCGAGTCCTCCTTCGGGTCGACCATCAACCGGATTCAGGAGCAGGACCCCGACTTCGTCATGTCCATGCTCGTGGGCGCGAACCACACGTCGTTCTACGAGCAGAAGGCCTCGGCCGGCCTCGACGTCCCCATCGGCACCTCGACGGCGATGGCACAGGGGTACGAGCACCGCCGGCTTGACCCACCCGCGATGGCCAACATCTACGCGGGCGTCAACTACATGGAGGAAGTCCCGACCGACAGCAACACCCGCGACGGCGGCTTCGTCGACCGCTACTACGAGATGTACCCGGACGCGCCCTACCTCAACGAGGAGGCCGAGACCAACTACTTCTCGACGTACATGTACAAGCAGGCCGTCGAGCAGGCCGGGACCACCGAACAGCCGGAAGTCATCGACGCCCTAGAGTCGGGCATCGAACTCGGCACCGAGGAGGCACCCGAAGCGCCCGAAGGCGAGACGATACGTCTCGACGGCGCGACCCACCACGTCGACCACCACATGTGGATTATGCGCGCCGACGACGAGCACAACATCGAGGCCGTCGAGAACCGACAGATACCCGAGACGTTCCTCTCGGAGACGGTCGGCTGTAACCTCCCCGAGAACCCGGAGCAGACCCAGTACACCCCGGTCGACTACTACGAGGAGGCCGAGTAG
- the urtB gene encoding urea ABC transporter, permease protein UrtB, with protein MVNGINLALQFLDSFAFIVLAAAGLAIIFGIMGVINLAHGEFILIGAYTATLSVTQLGLPLVVAMVVGGLVTGLFGILTERVIISGAWPNWVSQRTLGRDIIEPLYDRLADSMVATFGLSLILTQGTRIAYGNSIDGLSTPFGPIEYGAFSYSTYRIVLAGVSIGLLLATYYLFTRTDFGMRARATIQDKETAQAMGVNTERMYMLTFGIGSALAGLTGALFAPVITMRPTLGDQFLVESFVAVVVGGPSVVLGTALSGGVLGAILAVFSNLYGTFIGRIALLVAALVALRFLPDGITGFIEQLQKRRQESE; from the coding sequence ATGGTAAACGGCATCAACCTCGCGTTACAGTTCCTCGATAGCTTTGCGTTCATCGTGCTCGCCGCGGCGGGGTTGGCCATCATCTTCGGCATCATGGGCGTCATCAATCTGGCACACGGGGAGTTCATCCTCATCGGGGCCTACACCGCGACGCTTTCGGTGACGCAACTGGGCCTCCCGCTCGTCGTGGCGATGGTCGTCGGCGGCCTGGTCACCGGCCTGTTCGGGATTCTGACCGAGCGGGTCATCATCTCCGGGGCGTGGCCCAACTGGGTCAGCCAGCGGACGCTGGGCCGGGACATCATCGAGCCGCTGTACGACCGGCTGGCCGACTCGATGGTCGCCACGTTCGGGCTCAGCCTGATACTGACCCAGGGCACCCGCATCGCCTACGGCAACTCCATCGACGGGCTCTCGACGCCCTTTGGCCCCATCGAGTACGGCGCGTTCTCGTACTCGACGTACCGAATCGTCCTCGCCGGCGTCAGCATCGGGCTGCTCCTCGCCACCTACTATCTGTTCACCCGGACCGACTTCGGGATGCGCGCCCGGGCGACGATACAGGACAAGGAGACGGCACAGGCGATGGGCGTCAACACCGAACGCATGTACATGCTGACGTTCGGCATCGGATCGGCACTGGCCGGGCTGACGGGCGCGCTGTTCGCGCCGGTCATCACGATGCGGCCGACGCTGGGCGACCAGTTCCTCGTCGAGTCGTTCGTCGCCGTCGTGGTCGGCGGCCCGAGCGTCGTCCTCGGGACTGCACTCTCGGGAGGCGTCCTCGGAGCGATTCTGGCCGTGTTCTCGAACCTCTACGGGACGTTCATCGGCCGCATCGCGCTGCTCGTGGCCGCGCTCGTCGCCCTCCGGTTCCTCCCCGACGGCATCACCGGGTTCATCGAACAGCTACAGAAGCGCAGACAGGAGAGCGAATAA
- the urtC gene encoding urea ABC transporter, permease protein UrtC, which produces MSTDSANGEANRSLPGRLRSRFEGPNTIGESRGFWVGFLVAVAALAVYPLFGDGSQLSLFMVLALLGLSLSVVWGYSGVLSFGQVVFFGIGAYTFGVVSINFATPGGITGAVVAGIVGGGVSAAILGYFMFYGGVRDVYVTIITLVSTIVLHTFMAQTAGSEWAIGEAALGGFNGMPDIPLLTLGVGGASYQFIYNPFPMRIIGIGAVEISPFYYLVLVLLVGAYLGLRALVNSDYGRVMVAVREDEDRTEMFGYNVTRVKLVVFTLGGALAGLSGVLYAARNVYIDPTVFSLLFATLPVIWVSIGGRKSLLGAIVATLAVEYLRISMAGELALVLLGALLLVTILVLPGGFVPWVHQRIVKARVGPGDSNGPDVPDAPEVSD; this is translated from the coding sequence ATGTCCACAGATAGTGCAAACGGCGAGGCGAACAGGTCGCTCCCGGGTCGGCTCCGCAGTCGGTTCGAGGGGCCAAACACTATCGGGGAGTCGCGCGGGTTCTGGGTCGGCTTCCTCGTCGCCGTCGCGGCGCTCGCCGTCTACCCGCTGTTCGGCGACGGGTCCCAGCTGTCCCTGTTCATGGTGCTTGCCCTGCTCGGCCTCTCGCTGTCGGTCGTCTGGGGCTACTCGGGCGTGCTGAGCTTCGGCCAGGTCGTCTTCTTCGGCATCGGGGCCTACACCTTCGGGGTCGTCTCCATCAACTTCGCCACCCCGGGCGGCATCACCGGGGCCGTCGTCGCCGGCATCGTCGGCGGCGGCGTCAGCGCGGCGATACTGGGCTACTTCATGTTCTACGGCGGGGTGCGTGACGTCTACGTGACCATCATCACGCTCGTCTCGACCATCGTACTCCACACGTTCATGGCCCAGACCGCCGGCTCCGAGTGGGCCATCGGCGAGGCGGCGCTGGGCGGGTTCAACGGGATGCCGGACATCCCGCTCCTGACCCTCGGCGTCGGCGGCGCGTCCTACCAGTTCATCTACAACCCGTTCCCGATGCGGATAATCGGCATCGGCGCGGTCGAAATCAGCCCGTTCTACTACCTCGTGCTGGTGTTGTTGGTCGGCGCGTACCTCGGGCTGCGCGCCCTGGTCAACTCCGACTACGGCCGCGTGATGGTCGCCGTCCGCGAGGACGAAGACCGCACCGAGATGTTCGGCTACAACGTGACCCGCGTCAAACTCGTCGTGTTCACGCTCGGGGGCGCGCTGGCGGGCCTGTCCGGCGTCCTCTACGCCGCACGGAACGTCTACATCGACCCGACCGTGTTCTCGCTGCTGTTCGCGACGCTGCCGGTCATCTGGGTCAGTATCGGCGGCCGAAAGAGCTTGCTCGGGGCCATCGTCGCCACGCTCGCCGTCGAGTACCTCCGCATCTCGATGGCCGGGGAGCTGGCGCTGGTCCTGCTGGGGGCCCTGCTGCTCGTGACGATTCTGGTGCTCCCGGGCGGGTTCGTCCCGTGGGTCCACCAGCGAATCGTCAAGGCCCGGGTCGGCCCCGGCGACTCCAACGGGCCGGATGTCCCGGACGCACCTGAGGTGAGTGACTAA
- a CDS encoding ABC transporter ATP-binding protein, whose protein sequence is MSDTETEADVESLGPNVRQTAAELATGDRTETLLQTDGLVKQFGGFTATDDVDFSVAEGELRCLIGPNGAGKSTLLNLITGTYDVTDGSIYYNGHDITDLEPHERVSRGISMKFQVPSVYGDLSVRENVRLPVQQFADGEERRRLVAKAIEDAGLTGYEDVKAGQLSHGQQQQLEIGMAAALEPDLLLLDEPVAGLDVAEREAIAERITRLNEEQGIAFVVIEHDTDFVASIADEVTVLHNGEVFREGPIEDIESDPDVKRIYLGGES, encoded by the coding sequence ATGAGTGATACCGAAACTGAGGCCGACGTCGAATCGCTCGGACCGAACGTCCGACAGACCGCCGCGGAACTGGCGACGGGTGACAGAACGGAGACGCTGCTACAGACCGACGGCCTCGTCAAGCAGTTCGGCGGGTTCACCGCCACCGACGACGTCGACTTCTCGGTCGCCGAGGGGGAACTGCGCTGTCTCATCGGCCCGAACGGGGCCGGCAAGTCGACGCTGTTGAACCTGATTACGGGGACCTACGACGTGACCGACGGGAGCATCTACTACAACGGCCACGACATCACCGACCTCGAACCACACGAGCGGGTGTCACGCGGCATCAGCATGAAGTTCCAGGTGCCGTCGGTGTACGGCGACCTGAGCGTCAGGGAGAACGTCAGGCTCCCCGTCCAGCAGTTCGCCGACGGGGAGGAGCGGCGGCGACTGGTCGCCAAGGCCATCGAGGACGCGGGCCTCACCGGCTACGAGGATGTCAAGGCCGGCCAGCTCTCGCACGGCCAGCAACAGCAACTCGAAATCGGGATGGCCGCCGCGCTCGAACCCGACCTCCTCCTCCTGGACGAGCCAGTCGCCGGCCTCGACGTGGCCGAACGCGAGGCCATCGCCGAGCGCATCACGCGGCTCAACGAGGAGCAGGGTATCGCCTTCGTCGTCATCGAGCACGACACCGACTTCGTCGCCAGCATCGCCGACGAGGTGACCGTGCTCCACAACGGCGAGGTGTTCCGCGAGGGCCCGATAGAGGACATCGAATCGGACCCCGATGTCAAGCGCATCTACCTGGGGGGTGAGTCGTGA
- a CDS encoding ABC transporter ATP-binding protein, whose translation MLALDGVTAAYDTTPILREVDLSVEEGEIVGVMGKNGVGKTTLLKTVMGLLAPSEGTITYDGTDVTHASADERARAGIGYIPQGRDVFPKLTVEQNIRMGETIRADSDETLYDQIYDYFPVLQERASQEAGTLSGGQQQMLAIGRALVSNPDLLLLDEPSEGIQPSIVDQISRDMQAINDDLGTTILFVEQNLGVIREMADRCYAMERGTVVDELGPSTIADEDAIAEYLAV comes from the coding sequence ATGCTCGCCCTGGACGGTGTCACTGCGGCCTACGACACGACGCCGATACTCAGAGAGGTCGACCTCTCCGTCGAGGAGGGGGAAATCGTCGGCGTGATGGGGAAAAACGGCGTCGGCAAGACGACGCTCCTGAAGACGGTGATGGGGCTGTTAGCGCCCAGCGAGGGCACTATCACCTACGACGGCACCGACGTGACTCACGCGAGCGCCGACGAGCGCGCCCGGGCCGGCATCGGCTACATCCCGCAGGGCCGGGACGTGTTCCCGAAACTGACCGTCGAGCAGAACATCAGGATGGGCGAGACCATCCGGGCCGACAGCGACGAGACGCTGTACGACCAGATATACGACTACTTCCCGGTCCTCCAGGAGCGGGCGAGCCAGGAGGCCGGCACGCTCTCGGGCGGGCAACAGCAGATGCTCGCAATCGGGCGGGCGCTGGTCTCGAACCCCGACCTGCTCCTGCTCGACGAGCCCAGCGAGGGCATCCAGCCCTCCATCGTCGACCAGATAAGCCGGGACATGCAGGCGATAAACGACGACCTCGGGACGACGATTCTGTTCGTCGAGCAGAACCTCGGGGTCATCCGCGAGATGGCCGACCGCTGTTACGCGATGGAGCGTGGCACGGTCGTCGACGAACTCGGGCCGTCGACCATCGCCGACGAGGACGCCATCGCGGAGTACCTCGCGGTCTGA
- a CDS encoding sodium-dependent transporter gives MANRDTWISNLGFVLAAVGGAAGLGNIWRFPWLTAGNGGSAFLVVYLLVVVGIGVPGLLAEFVLGRCGRQTPTAALRSLTGSRWGGWLGAFNVLTTLVILSFYSVVGGWILRYTLVSPVGVYFGQPQQYFGAVSFGFGAVAFHLLFLGIVAGIVFFGVSRGIERVSKVMLPGVVVILLGLAVWTATQPGTAAGYAFYLGFDADYLAANFLRVIGPAAGQALFTLSLGAGVMLTYASYLDDDASLPRDTLVIAVSNTVIGVLAGLVVIPLLFSQGVDPGQGGPGALFVALATAFAALPGGELVATAFFLTVLLAAVTSGISLLETPVATLVDSFGVQRRWATVLVTVLLGATGSGLALTSSVFQFVSGTLADLLLTVGLFAFTVIVGWLLRGEALAEFRAGTDRFEWLAEPWLLTVGWVLPVVVLFLLTNTLASLAGMSLGLGGRALIAVVGTVALALAVRNGRVSERLSSY, from the coding sequence ATGGCCAACCGTGACACGTGGATATCGAACCTCGGCTTCGTGCTGGCCGCCGTCGGCGGCGCGGCGGGCCTCGGAAACATCTGGCGGTTCCCGTGGCTGACCGCCGGGAACGGCGGGAGCGCGTTTCTCGTCGTCTACCTGCTCGTCGTCGTCGGCATCGGCGTCCCGGGACTGCTCGCCGAGTTCGTCCTCGGACGCTGTGGCCGGCAGACGCCGACCGCGGCGCTTCGCTCGCTCACCGGCTCCCGATGGGGGGGCTGGCTGGGCGCGTTCAACGTCCTCACGACCCTCGTCATCCTCTCGTTTTACTCCGTCGTCGGCGGCTGGATACTCCGGTACACGCTGGTCTCGCCGGTCGGTGTGTACTTCGGCCAGCCACAGCAGTACTTCGGGGCCGTCAGCTTCGGCTTCGGGGCGGTCGCCTTCCACCTGCTGTTTCTCGGCATCGTCGCCGGCATCGTCTTCTTCGGCGTGAGCCGCGGCATCGAACGCGTCTCGAAGGTGATGCTCCCGGGCGTCGTGGTAATTCTGCTCGGACTCGCGGTGTGGACGGCCACCCAGCCGGGGACGGCCGCCGGCTACGCGTTCTACCTCGGGTTCGACGCCGACTACCTCGCCGCCAACTTCCTGCGCGTCATCGGCCCGGCGGCGGGTCAGGCGCTGTTCACGCTCTCGCTCGGCGCTGGGGTGATGCTGACCTACGCCTCCTATCTCGACGACGACGCCTCGCTCCCGCGGGACACACTCGTCATCGCGGTTTCGAACACCGTCATCGGCGTCCTCGCCGGCTTGGTGGTCATCCCGCTGCTGTTCTCGCAGGGCGTCGACCCCGGGCAGGGCGGCCCCGGCGCGCTGTTCGTCGCGCTCGCGACGGCGTTTGCGGCGCTGCCGGGCGGTGAACTCGTCGCCACGGCGTTTTTCCTGACCGTCCTGCTGGCTGCGGTCACCAGCGGCATCAGCCTGCTCGAGACGCCGGTCGCCACCCTCGTGGACAGCTTCGGCGTCCAGCGACGCTGGGCAACGGTGCTGGTCACGGTTCTGCTCGGGGCCACCGGGAGCGGGCTGGCACTCACGAGTTCGGTCTTCCAGTTCGTCTCCGGCACGCTCGCGGACCTCCTGCTGACGGTCGGGCTGTTCGCGTTCACCGTCATCGTGGGCTGGCTGCTTCGCGGGGAGGCGCTCGCCGAGTTCCGCGCTGGAACCGACCGCTTCGAGTGGCTGGCCGAGCCGTGGCTCCTGACGGTCGGCTGGGTGCTGCCCGTCGTCGTCCTCTTCCTGCTGACGAACACGCTCGCGTCGCTCGCCGGGATGTCCCTGGGGCTGGGCGGCCGGGCGCTCATCGCCGTCGTCGGGACCGTCGCCCTGGCTCTCGCGGTCAGGAACGGACGCGTGAGCGAGCGGCTGAGTTCGTATTAG
- a CDS encoding FAD-dependent monooxygenase, whose translation MSTTDAERPVLIAGAGPVGMTTALALNARGVPATILEAESADRDRSGSRAIYVHGSTLHTLERAHPGLGEDLVEDGLVWPTRRTCWRGKEVFSRTYDNPGGDGKFPHFTSIPQARTEEYMHEAIDEAGIDIHWDCAVETVESGPDGVTVETSDGREWETPYLVGADGGGSTVRDEIGAEFEGDQSENSFIIADVDEIDDEDEQWPLERLFHYDDPRAGGRNVMLVPFTGGWRLDIQCIDDDDPDELVTDEKMQEFVSEIMGEQYADNVSWVSSYKFLQVMADTFVDDHRRVLLAGEAAHLLAPFGARGMNSGVADADEAASAITVAYHAQHDAVARDEVELYAARRERAAEYNLEAAGTALEYLQGENPATVLRKEAAASLADYFEPAGEYLDDAPYGPHDAPPIVTTGNY comes from the coding sequence ATGAGCACTACTGACGCGGAACGACCAGTGCTGATTGCGGGTGCGGGGCCGGTCGGGATGACGACTGCGCTCGCGCTGAACGCACGGGGCGTCCCCGCGACGATTCTTGAAGCCGAGTCGGCGGACCGCGACCGGTCGGGGAGTCGAGCGATTTACGTTCACGGCTCGACGCTGCACACGCTGGAGCGCGCCCATCCGGGGCTCGGCGAGGACCTCGTGGAGGACGGCCTGGTCTGGCCGACCCGGCGGACCTGCTGGCGGGGCAAGGAAGTGTTCAGCCGGACCTACGACAACCCCGGCGGCGACGGGAAGTTCCCCCACTTCACCAGTATCCCGCAGGCCCGGACGGAGGAGTACATGCACGAGGCCATCGACGAGGCCGGCATCGACATCCACTGGGACTGCGCGGTGGAGACAGTCGAGTCCGGTCCCGACGGCGTCACCGTCGAAACGTCGGACGGCCGCGAGTGGGAGACGCCGTACCTCGTCGGAGCAGACGGCGGCGGCTCGACGGTCCGGGACGAAATCGGGGCCGAGTTCGAGGGCGACCAGTCGGAGAACTCCTTTATCATCGCCGACGTCGACGAAATCGACGACGAGGACGAGCAGTGGCCCCTCGAACGGCTGTTCCACTACGACGACCCCCGAGCCGGCGGGCGCAACGTCATGCTGGTCCCGTTCACCGGCGGCTGGCGGCTCGACATCCAGTGCATCGACGACGACGACCCGGACGAACTGGTTACCGACGAGAAGATGCAGGAGTTCGTCTCGGAGATAATGGGCGAGCAGTACGCCGACAACGTCTCCTGGGTGTCCAGCTACAAGTTCCTGCAGGTCATGGCCGACACCTTCGTCGACGACCACCGGCGCGTGCTGCTGGCTGGCGAGGCCGCCCACCTGCTCGCGCCGTTCGGTGCCCGCGGGATGAACTCGGGCGTCGCCGACGCCGACGAGGCGGCGTCGGCCATCACCGTGGCGTACCACGCACAGCATGACGCCGTCGCGCGCGACGAAGTCGAACTCTACGCGGCCCGCCGGGAGCGCGCCGCCGAGTACAACCTCGAAGCCGCCGGGACGGCCCTCGAATATCTCCAGGGCGAGAACCCCGCGACGGTCCTGCGGAAGGAGGCGGCCGCGTCGCTCGCGGACTACTTCGAACCGGCGGGGGAGTACCTCGACGACGCCCCGTACGGCCCACACGACGCACCCCCAATCGTCACGACGGGCAACTACTGA
- a CDS encoding CoA-binding protein: MSLTDLFDPDSIAVIGASKTPGKLGNDAMANAKEFDGPVYPVNPSGEGSVYGYEFVDSVATTDADLALCCVPAPATPDVIEDCGEAGVGGAVVFAGGFAESGAQGEQLQERIRETAAEYDIAILGPNTAGHIIPHRSVFSSFVPGFDEIETGDVAVVAQSGGVGVTATFQLDREGYGTAGMYGLGNRVNTDFGDVIPAVDDDPETGAMALHIEGTEEFDAAVQAIDEASTPVVALKSGNRAEEFVQSHTGAPVQSGERYEQALTDAGAVTADSLTELLDASRALATCPEASGPNVGLVTAQAGPGIMMADYLKDRNVNFPELSAETRERLDDLLLGFTYDQNPIDTGRPMPEFGEVVDAVGRDENVDIVLVYEIFEHSLGYPVEELEGLTNEVDKPVVFTVAGPSEALAEDRQRMEDSGIATFDTPERGAYAASVLAETSR, from the coding sequence GTGAGCCTGACAGACCTGTTCGACCCTGACAGTATCGCAGTCATCGGTGCCTCGAAGACGCCGGGGAAGCTCGGCAACGACGCGATGGCGAACGCGAAGGAGTTCGACGGGCCGGTGTACCCGGTCAACCCCTCGGGGGAGGGGTCGGTCTACGGCTACGAGTTCGTCGACTCCGTGGCGACCACCGACGCCGACCTCGCGCTGTGCTGTGTCCCCGCGCCCGCGACTCCCGACGTCATCGAGGACTGCGGCGAGGCCGGCGTCGGCGGTGCCGTCGTCTTCGCCGGCGGCTTCGCCGAATCCGGGGCACAGGGCGAACAGCTCCAGGAGCGGATACGCGAGACGGCGGCGGAGTACGACATCGCCATTCTCGGGCCGAACACGGCCGGCCACATCATCCCGCACCGCTCCGTGTTCAGCTCCTTCGTGCCGGGGTTCGACGAGATAGAGACGGGCGACGTGGCGGTCGTCGCACAGAGCGGTGGCGTGGGGGTGACCGCCACGTTCCAGCTGGACAGGGAAGGGTACGGGACCGCGGGGATGTACGGGCTCGGGAACCGCGTCAACACGGACTTCGGCGACGTCATCCCGGCCGTCGACGACGACCCGGAGACCGGCGCGATGGCGCTGCACATCGAGGGCACCGAGGAGTTCGACGCGGCCGTGCAGGCCATCGACGAGGCGAGCACTCCCGTGGTCGCGCTGAAGTCCGGGAACCGGGCCGAGGAGTTCGTCCAGTCACACACCGGCGCGCCGGTGCAGTCGGGCGAACGATACGAACAGGCGCTTACCGACGCGGGGGCCGTCACGGCAGATTCGCTGACCGAACTGCTCGACGCGAGCCGGGCCCTGGCGACGTGTCCCGAGGCGAGCGGTCCCAACGTCGGGCTCGTCACAGCACAGGCCGGCCCGGGCATCATGATGGCCGACTACCTCAAAGACCGGAACGTGAACTTCCCTGAGCTGAGCGCGGAGACCCGCGAGCGGCTCGACGACCTCCTGCTCGGGTTCACGTACGACCAGAACCCGATAGACACGGGCCGTCCGATGCCGGAGTTCGGCGAGGTCGTCGACGCCGTCGGGCGCGACGAGAACGTCGACATCGTCCTCGTCTACGAGATATTCGAGCACTCGCTGGGCTACCCGGTCGAGGAACTCGAAGGGCTCACGAACGAGGTGGACAAGCCGGTCGTGTTCACCGTCGCCGGCCCCAGCGAGGCGCTGGCCGAGGACCGACAGCGGATGGAGGACAGCGGGATTGCGACGTTCGACACGCCCGAGCGCGGCGCGTACGCCGCGTCCGTCCTGGCCGAAACCTCACGCTGA
- a CDS encoding MaoC family dehydratase codes for MRFYDDISVGDVRHSEEYTVSKSEITTFGEKYDPQPFHIDEDAAEDSVFGGLVASGWQTAAICMRLHVQSSEDTAAQVGVGVDNLRWHQPLRPGETLRLRNEVIDKRPSESDPGRGFVTTRHEGRNQDDELVISYEATAMVRRAPAE; via the coding sequence ATGCGATTCTACGACGATATTTCGGTCGGGGACGTTCGACACTCCGAGGAATACACCGTTTCGAAATCCGAGATTACGACCTTCGGTGAGAAGTACGACCCACAGCCGTTCCACATCGACGAGGACGCCGCCGAGGACTCCGTGTTCGGCGGGCTGGTCGCCTCGGGGTGGCAGACCGCCGCCATCTGCATGCGCCTCCACGTCCAGAGCAGCGAGGACACGGCGGCCCAGGTGGGCGTCGGCGTCGACAACCTCCGGTGGCACCAGCCCCTCCGGCCGGGCGAGACGCTCCGACTGCGCAACGAAGTCATCGACAAGCGCCCCTCCGAGAGCGACCCGGGCCGCGGGTTCGTCACCACCCGCCACGAGGGGCGGAACCAGGACGACGAACTGGTCATCTCCTACGAGGCCACGGCCATGGTCCGGCGCGCTCCAGCGGAGTAA